One genomic segment of Methanothrix sp. includes these proteins:
- a CDS encoding serine protease, translating into MRELIAKLKPSVGFVESGDSCGTGFLIKDDGSFLTCNHVLTGNNATVILGQREFPAEILCRCDEYDFAVLRLHAGNNQWDKILELGTFADVEEGDELLILGFPAGQCVLTAIRGMAAAKIKIKYVDAIKFDATVMPGLSGSPCIHVPSAKVIGVVSMQVSASAVLGDTLNQIKKLVRDADSLREQAKNTAADLEKRPGVRISGIDTNLALAYIFKQIENVAADFKAVGDSLDQFAKKIPLGMGYAISIDHYKERAADAGR; encoded by the coding sequence ATGAGGGAATTAATAGCCAAATTAAAGCCTTCAGTTGGTTTTGTCGAATCTGGTGATTCATGTGGCACGGGTTTCCTCATAAAAGATGACGGCAGTTTTCTAACCTGCAACCATGTACTTACAGGTAATAATGCGACAGTCATTTTGGGGCAAAGAGAATTTCCAGCTGAAATCTTATGTAGGTGTGATGAATACGACTTTGCAGTCTTGAGACTACATGCCGGTAATAATCAGTGGGATAAGATACTAGAACTCGGAACATTCGCCGACGTAGAGGAAGGGGACGAGCTACTTATACTTGGGTTTCCTGCAGGCCAATGTGTTTTAACTGCAATTCGCGGAATGGCCGCCGCAAAGATCAAAATCAAATATGTTGACGCAATCAAATTTGACGCTACAGTCATGCCAGGACTCAGCGGAAGTCCATGCATCCATGTTCCTTCGGCAAAGGTGATCGGCGTCGTCTCAATGCAGGTTTCCGCCAGTGCGGTCTTAGGGGACACCCTAAATCAGATAAAAAAACTTGTTAGGGATGCCGACAGCCTTAGGGAACAAGCTAAAAATACAGCTGCGGATTTGGAAAAGCGTCCTGGTGTTCGGATAAGTGGTATTGATACAAATTTAGCCTTGGCGTACATCTTCAAACAAATTGAAAACGTAGCTGCTGACTTTAAGGCTGTCGGGGACAGCTTAGATCAATTTGCCAAGAAGATTCCACTGGGTATGGGTTATGCCATATCCATAGATCACTACAAGGAGCGTGCAGCAGATGCTGGTCGATAA